From the Pocillopora verrucosa isolate sample1 chromosome 11, ASM3666991v2, whole genome shotgun sequence genome, the window TCTGTACCCTGAACTACTTGTGGGTGAAGGATAGATTACATTTACATGCATCTTGTTGGTTTGCTTTAGGGGTCCTTTATGAGGGAAAAAAGACCTGGAATTACAAAATGCCAACTCTGCTGGAAACTGTGGTTGAAAAGCCAGAATGTCTTATAGTcaataataacataaacaatTAAGTTATGATTCTGTGAATTGCTTTTACACCAAACAGCACCTATGATGAGAATGAGGTTGTAGAGGAAAGTAAGATTTGGTTTTAGCTTCTAAGTAAGAGTTGACAATTTTgagattaaataaataaatgtttttctacttgtgtttttttgtagAACTTCACCAAAATGGTACACAGTCAGCAACGTATGTAGCAATGTTTTATTTACTGGAATGTGTAATCTGCATTAAGGTTGTTTAAGGCTGAAATAGCGAATTACAACTTCAAATCTCATGATTTTGGTGAATGGCCCAGGCTAGTGAATTTTAACAGAAAGTTTGGCCAAAAACATTGATATCTAAAGAACATCCATGTAAAAACAACATAAGAGTGGCAAAGACATACCTGAATTATTATTCAACCATACATATTGTAATGTATCAGGATGTTACAAAATATATGATTGAttttaatgataataaatgatacTATATGATTATGACAAACTCACCATGATGGCATATTAATACATATCTAAGTTTggtaattttgaatttctttgtgaatttcagGTGTTGCATTAGCAGTGAATGATTTTAGTTCTGGCATCATGACAGCATCTGCTGGTGATGATAATAGTACCAAGGAATTGAAagggtttgttgttctttgtctgaaattgctaaatgatatgattttgtaataattacttaatatttatttcatatctttcCATTATTAACCAGTGGTGGCAAACTTCTAATGCAAGCAGTGATGGACCAGACATATAGTTTGGCTGATATTTTTCCCATGTGAATAACCACTGTTTTACCACATCTTACAAGCTAGCTCTACTCACTGTAACCATCATGAGAACTGGCAATAAGATGCAATCAAGACCTATCAAGACCTGAGAGTGATAGTTATGTCTTCCTCTCTTGTtgaagtgatcagcatctaaattctcctcaccatatcacTGCTGCATagtacattaaggtcatgagaataaaggaaatgatagaaaaaaacaaagaagctcttgattgttgaacaacttctccttgtcagtataaTAGAATATGTACcaagaacagtattgagaatatacaTTCTGATGTCAGTGTGTAAGgaaaagctaattttaaaagctttttttacttttacaggAGTTTTGTGACTTTTTCAAGTGCACTAAATGGTGTCAAGGTATGATAGCATTTTTTAGACAGGAACTAGTGTTGCTGGCAGTATTTTCAATTCcaagagtttaatttgttttgtcttacttGTCTGTTTGTCTTCTCCTTTCCTTAGGAATCACTGGATGTTATGTCCACTAATGATCACAACACATTAGGTTTTACTTTAGAACTTTATTCCAGATACATGGATGCTGCCAAGGTATGTGAAATATGTATTGGAAAACTTGGATCTTATTTAACTCTTTAAAGGATACCAGCTTTCCTTTTGTGGGTAGGGTTAGGCAAGGGGAAGgaagtgatcattttcttttgggGTGGGCTGGGATGAGAGCATTATCACAGCTGAGGGAAAAGCTCAGGATCGCTGCAAGtctcaaaaagaaagaaaagaaaagccaaaaatatcccaacaacaagaaaaattcATCAGCCAGACTGTTGACATATCTTTTTCCCATATTGCGAATGGTTTGTGGGTTGTGTCTTGAACTAGAAGCCTGGGTCCTACCCCTTATATCTCTGTTGCATTCAATTTATTCAATTCATTGGTAAGAATGAGTGTATCTACATGAATGTAGCATGAGGGAGCGGTTATCTGAAGAAAAAGCACCCTTTGagtaatttacatttcattttcgtACTGCTAAGCGAAAGGGATGGGGAAACTTGCAAACAAAGaatggaatggtggaatggaaACATGAACTGACCTTGGgagtttctttcaatttacaATGCTTCGTGGTATGATTGAATTTGGAACCATCAACTACAGATGAACTGGAAAGTGAGACTTTTGGATTTCAATTACAGTGCCTTAACTTTGaaaaccctttttttattgGTTATTTCTTCTTGCTGTACCAAGATGATTATTTAAACTGTTTACTGCACTTGTTTTGTCCATCTCTTACCCTGCAGGAGATGCTTTTCCATCATACATGTAAACTAGTTGAGTTTGAGAATGCAACAAAAGCACTGGAAAAAGCCAAACCCAAAATCCAAGAAATGGTAAGGTTCTGACAAACATGTGCATGTGATGTGCATTCCTCTGGTACCTCTCTCTGATATGTTACATGTGATTGAGTATGTTGTTTCATGTGATTCAGATAATGCTGCACTTAGCAATAGACTCAAAGTTCAAGTCAAGCTTCTGAATAATTATTGTTAACACCAGAATTGAAGAATCCtaaattgttttgcaaattttttttattttcagcttctAAAAGCCAAAGACGATGCAGAGGAAGCATACAATTCAATTTCAGAAGCTGCAAAGAAAGAGGTGAataaaatgatattaaaaaagccttttgttttacttagacTTTTGGCTTACAGTTTAGCTGGAAACTTTTGCATGCCACGCTTACCTGGTTGcatttcttggtttgttttacAGGCAGACCACCCTGTTGTTGGTTTACTTGTAAGACATATGTCAAACAATAATATGAATATCTGTgccattttcatgttaaaacctgaatatcaaaaaattagtatataccacacaagttaATAGTGTTTTTTGTGCACACTGATTGGCTAACTCAAAAGTGATGAGCAAGTACCATTAACCTCTGAGAAGCCAAAGTGACAAAACCGCTCATCAACAATATGATATTCAACCATTTTCCATGGTTTACAATGAATCCTTTGTGCcggcgtaaaaaaaaaaggagaaatggCAGATGATATAAATATTTGTCAAGGGCACATAAAAGAAATTGTCATTTGGCTCTAACTGCAGTAGACAATCTGCTTACTcgattgattttaatttttgtttttttttatttaaatatagaTGATCCGTTACAATAGGCAAAGGGTGTTGAGCTTGCAAGCCAGTCTTATCCAGTATGCTGAATCGCGGTTAAAGAATGGAAGAGATACCTACACCATTTTGGCCAAACTattgaatgacatgaaaaaatctGCTTAATCAATGAGCACAGAGAAAATAGATGGCACCGTAAATTTGGGAGGccaaaatttatttctaattttctttatgaaatTAGATTATGTTGATTTGACACGGAtaatagaaaaataatttttaaaacgatgCAAGGTCGTTTCGGGCATTGGCTCACTCCAGgtgttcagttagtaaaacggAGCAGAGACTGGAGCGGAAAAGTGAAACAGCAAGAGAGGCTTGGGTTAGGTGAGATTCATTGAGTGACTCAACCCAAGCCTCCCTCGCTTTTTCACTTCTCTGCTACTATAGTGCTGTTTACTATCACACTTTGTTTTGCTgactgaatgcctggaacaggctattCAGGCACTAATCATAACCAttgcaatttcttcaaatgtgattggtgcattagctgcttcattttttcacttctcaTTCTGTACAGCTTTAATTGGACAGcataattggacagttggcttTAATCGGAtacctgtaattggacagttgaagcaacGAATCATACTAAGTTCAgtcagccaaatccaccaatcacagagtgaatcacaataaccatagcaacaaccacttgtctcaaaaaaaaaattaagaatttccaaaatggagacatatttttttactgtagaCATTGTCTATACcagagatatttgacctaaatgtatttcttgttttcagaaataataacaattaagaTTAAATGCTAACAGGACTTTTTGTCGTCCACTtctttctgtaatcatactcgtgattgacaaattggtcTCTTGCTTTGcagtcgtccaattttgttaatcacgtGTATGATAACAACAGACCGAATaagactccactcagtcctattaccattgtaGATTGGCTGGAAATGGTGGCAAAAGTCCAgcaattacttgaaatttaatcagCAAATAtttgatgacagaaaaaaattttccaattttgtgaAGGCTACCAGCCTTGAATCAAGGCTCCAGAACATTCAATAAACACTTAACATGgttaattttcaactttatgttGTTTTCATACAGATCATCATTATACTAAAGAGTGAATGAATTTCTTTACGtcttataaaataatatttttattaaatctgaATGAATGGGTTTCAAATATGCAAAGTTTTCTACATACTTTCAAGGTAACAGacattatggaaaaaaatttcctctccAATCCTCTGAAAAGTACCaaccaaaaaattgatttcctttgtattgaaaagcttttgaaatttatattaGATATAGCgatggtaagtttttgtttgaattgcttCATAATTACCTGTAAAAGGCAGAACTTGACGTTTTCAGTTGACTTAAATGTGAGTATACTTCTTATTCTGATGAAAACTATCTTTTTCCagtgtaattattttttttcaatatagaATGGACCATATACAATGCTAGTTGTCGTTTTAGCTCTACCAAAGCTCTTAACTCTGTTAgagacgactgattcccctTCCTTTCCTcctgaaaactatgtgatccCAACctctcccttaaaaaaaaaacatttcctccAGCCCCCCAGGCTATAAAAATGACTCTTTCTTTAGTATCGCTGCTAACCCAGAAATTAAGCCCGAAACGACAAAACTTCCTTAATGATCCCCTCCTCCTAACCCTACTCCTACCTACAATTTAGTCATCTGCTGTTTGAATGACCTGGATTCTTTCTAATGAGATCAGGCGCAAATCTGTCTGCTGCTGACGTTTAGTTGTGAAAGTCAACACGCGAAATGTCATCAGATATGCTGCGCTCTGCAAGTTGGTTTCACTTTTGAGCGTGGTTGCTTCCGAGCAGTACTTTGTCATTTTGTTGGCTGAAAACGTCGACTTGTTCCCGCGATAGTTCCTGAAATCCTCAACGAAGTAAGTATAGATCATTTGTAATCAAGATTCGAGAAGAAAATTCCGAATAGCGTTTGTTTACAACGAGACCAAAGCTCGGCGTAAGACCATTAAGGGTGTTGTTAAATATTCTTGCTCGTAGACTCAAACTGAAAAGCTTAACGGCTCTATGAACGAGTTTAACCCTgcttcattttaatcatttatcaaATGCTAAGTCGATTTCGTTTTCAATACAACAAATTAGGAATTTGTCCTCCATTCATTTTCAGAGCTATTGTTTCTCTTAATTAGACGGAATTAATACGATTCTTGATTTGCTGAATGGTAAATCTTATCTCGtatgaagaaactgtggttattcatcgtcgTTAAATACAATATCAGCTAAAGTATAATCGTTTATATTGCGCTTTGTTTTCACCTCCGATGTACGTAGATCGAGACGTTTTGATTTGAAGAAAACGACTCAGAGTCTTTTTCGTGCGAACTCGGCCATCACGATCTATAGCGACAGTGAAAA encodes:
- the LOC131783598 gene encoding sorting nexin-5-like, whose product is MTASAGDDNSTKELKGSFVTFSSALNGVKESLDVMSTNDHNTLGFTLELYSRYMDAAKEMLFHHTCKLVEFENATKALEKAKPKIQEMLLKAKDDAEEAYNSISEAAKKEMIRYNRQRVLSLQASLIQYAESRLKNGRDTYTILAKLLNDMKKSA